Proteins encoded by one window of Kiritimatiellia bacterium:
- a CDS encoding MBOAT family protein, which yields MLFNSFEFFLLLIAVLAAVRIVGPQRIRLRNAILLGASYVFYGWWDWRFLSLIAVGSALDYGVGLGLERWRSAGARRALLAVSLMGNLGVLGVFKYADFFLSSLRVALAALGVEIETGTLELVLPVGISFYTFQKLGYVLEVAAGRMLPVRDPLAFFTFVSFFPQLVAGPIERAGSLLPQFLQRRDVREADVVTGLRWMLLGLWKKVVVADRLAAFVDAVYAQPTTAYGARLLLATCAFGVQIYGDFSGYSDIARGAARLLGFDLMENFRRPYLAADIRQFWSRWHISLSSWFRDYVYIPLGGNRRGRVRWALNVVTVFALSGLWHGANWTFVLWGLLHAGYLIGGRLLQPAREWGWRMMGPLAVLRRPAAIGATWALVSLGWVLFRAPSVADAAAVLRGILGLDERAWFDGVLAGVDPIAWAAAAALMVFEAGAEWLPPRWRFEMWPAVVRWAVYGIGALTVMNLGAAKEIPFIYFQF from the coding sequence GTGCTGTTCAATTCATTTGAGTTCTTCCTGCTGCTGATCGCGGTGCTGGCCGCCGTCCGGATCGTCGGTCCTCAGCGGATCCGACTGCGCAACGCCATTCTTCTGGGCGCCAGCTATGTGTTCTATGGCTGGTGGGACTGGCGGTTTCTGTCGCTGATCGCGGTCGGCTCGGCGCTCGACTACGGCGTGGGGCTGGGGCTGGAGCGGTGGCGCTCCGCCGGCGCGCGGCGCGCGTTGCTGGCGGTCAGCCTGATGGGCAACCTCGGCGTGCTCGGCGTGTTCAAATATGCGGATTTCTTCCTCTCTAGTCTGCGGGTGGCGCTCGCCGCGTTGGGCGTTGAGATCGAGACGGGGACGCTCGAGCTGGTGCTGCCGGTCGGCATCAGCTTCTACACGTTTCAAAAGCTGGGCTACGTGCTTGAGGTTGCGGCCGGACGGATGCTGCCGGTGCGCGATCCGCTCGCGTTCTTCACGTTTGTGAGTTTTTTTCCGCAACTGGTGGCCGGACCCATTGAGCGTGCGGGGAGCCTGCTGCCGCAGTTCCTGCAGCGTCGCGATGTTCGCGAGGCCGACGTGGTGACGGGTCTGCGGTGGATGCTGCTGGGGCTGTGGAAGAAGGTCGTGGTGGCGGACCGGCTCGCGGCGTTTGTGGATGCGGTCTACGCGCAGCCGACCACCGCCTACGGCGCGCGGCTGCTGCTGGCGACCTGCGCGTTCGGAGTTCAGATCTACGGGGATTTTTCCGGATACAGCGACATTGCGCGGGGCGCGGCGCGGTTGCTCGGGTTTGATCTGATGGAGAACTTCCGGCGGCCGTATCTGGCCGCGGACATCCGGCAATTCTGGAGCCGCTGGCACATTTCGCTCTCCTCCTGGTTCCGCGACTACGTGTACATCCCGCTCGGCGGGAACCGGCGGGGCCGAGTTCGATGGGCGCTGAACGTGGTGACGGTGTTTGCGCTGAGCGGCCTCTGGCACGGCGCGAACTGGACGTTCGTGCTGTGGGGGCTGCTGCATGCGGGCTATCTGATCGGGGGGCGGCTGCTGCAACCGGCGCGGGAGTGGGGATGGAGGATGATGGGGCCGTTGGCGGTGCTGCGGCGCCCCGCCGCGATCGGGGCGACGTGGGCGCTGGTGTCGCTGGGCTGGGTGTTGTTTCGGGCGCCCTCGGTGGCGGATGCGGCGGCAGTTCTGCGGGGGATCTTGGGCCTGGATGAGCGGGCGTGGTTCGACGGCGTTTTGGCCGGTGTGGATCCTATTGCGTGGGCGGCGGCGGCCGCGCTGATGGTGTTTGAGGCGGGAGCGGAGTGGCTGCCGCCGCGGTGGCGGTTCGAGATGTGGCCGGCGGTGGTGCGGTGGGCGGTTTACGGGATTGGCGCGTTGACGGTCATGAATCTGGGCGCGGCAAAGGAAATCCCGTTCATCTATTTTCAGTTCTGA